A stretch of Myxocyprinus asiaticus isolate MX2 ecotype Aquarium Trade chromosome 42, UBuf_Myxa_2, whole genome shotgun sequence DNA encodes these proteins:
- the LOC127433010 gene encoding protocadherin gamma-C5-like isoform X5: MTKRVLFRGWKLNLLFIFLLLWSATEGQTRYSIPEELNVGSAVGNIAKDLGMKISELYDRKLRIASESSKQYFSVDLLRGEIVVNERIDRESLCGKNANCLLPLQIVIEDPLQLYRVEVDIQDINDNYPHFQSTDRVLKIAESTAPGTRFPLESAVDPDVGSNSLKSYTLSKDECFSLRVKDLGDGRKVPELVLEKALDREKKPMHHLMLTALDGGNPVRSGTSQINVTVLDNNDNNPAFEKTVYKVAINENTKQGTSFLTVQATDLDEGPNGEIQYSLGEHTSDALRSLFRIDEKTGDIILNGDLDHETTPMYNIEIRARDRGVPEMEGHCTVEIEVSDINDNEPQIVLTSKPSPVREDAPSGTVVALISARDIDSGVNGKVTLQTQSDLPFVLKPSFSNEYSLVTNGVLDRETFPEYKVEITAFDSGSPPLSSKAIIPVKILDVNDNAPKFSDNVYYVYVTENNTPGSIICSVSAQDVDDGLNGKMSYSIENPKIWDTPVSSYMYINSDNGSIFSMHSFDFEKIKVFEVIVQAKDHGSPSLSSNATVHVFILDQNDNVPAVIYPSALMGSISHQRMPRSAKAGHLVTKVTAVDADAGHNAWISYRLSEATDASLFSVNLRTGEVRTKRSVSEQDDSSQRLIIEIKDNGEPVQSTTVTVDILIEDGFHEPISDYNKKIVEPSKKSGKMTLYLIISLASVSLLSLVTFFILLVKCARDSRGSSSCCNKQNDSGYKNPNRNLQIQLNSDGPIKYVEVLGGDMMSQSQSFGSYLSPMSEFSDLTLVNPSSTTNFTDTLNVLDASLPDSAWTFESQQQKPPNTDWRFPPNQRPGPSGQHRFHTLQQRWTPYEKSRAGARPEDAGAGAGVIAGTGPWPNPPTEAEQIHALMAAANASEATATLGPRYNPQYGPDYRQNVYIPGSTATLTANPQQQIPQQALPPPQALPPAEAPKSAQTPASKKKPTKKDKK; encoded by the exons atgacaaaaagagtGTTATTTCGAGGGTGGAAGCTTAATTTACTCTTCATCTTTCTTCTTTTGTGGAGTGCGACGGAAGGGCAGACTCGATACTCTATTCCAGAGGAACTAAATGTGGGCTCTGCTGTTGGAAATATTGCTAAAGATTTAGGCATGAAAATATCTGAACTGTATGACCGTAAATTGCGAATAGCCTCTGAATCAAGTAAGCAGTATTTCAGCGTGGATTTACTTAGAGGTGAGATTGTAGTTAATGAGAGAATCGACAGAGAGAGCCTTTGTGGAAAAAACGCAAATTGTCTCTTGCCTCTTCAAATCGTTATAGAGGATCCTTTACAACTTTATAGAGTGGAAGTTGACATACAAGATATTAATGACAATTACCCGCATTTTCAGTCAACAGACCGTGTTTTAAAAATAGCAGAATCGACTGCACCTGGCACGCGATTTCCTTTAGAGAGTGCAGTAGACCCAGATGTTGGCAGTAACTCTTTGAAGTCGTACACTTTAAGCAAAGACGAATGCTTCAGTTTGAGAGTCAAGGATCTTGGAGATGGCCGAAAAGTACCTGAATTAGTATTGGAGAAAGCCCTGGATCGCGAGAAGAAACCGATGCATCATCTGATGTTAACTGCCTTAGACGGAGGGAACCCGGTTAGATCTGGAACTTCACAAATTAATGTCACTGTGCTGGATAACAACGACAACAATCCCGCGTTTGAGAAAACCGTTTATAAAGTGGCTATTAACGAAAACACTAAACAGGGCACTTCATTTTTAACGGTTCAGGCAACAGACTTGGACGAAGGTCCTAATGGAGAGATACAATATTCTTTAGGGGAGCACACGTCTGATGCCCTGCGCTCCTTATTTCGTATTGACGAAAAAACCGGAGACATTATTCTGAACGGGGACTTGGACCATGAGACCACTCCTATGTACAACATTGAGATACGTGCCAGAGACAGAGGGGTTCCTGAAATGGAGGGCCATTGCACAGTTGAAATAGAAGTCTCAGATATTAATGACAACGAACCACAAATAGTGCTTACGTCTAAACCGAGCCCTGTTCGCGAAGACGCTCCAAGTGGCACGGTTGTCGCTTTAATAAGCGCACGGGACATTGATTCTGGTGTCAATGGAAAAGTCACACTGCAGACGCAATCTGACCTTCCATTCGTTTTAAAACCATCTTTCTCAAATGAATATTCGTTGGTTACAAACGGTGTTTTAGACCGCGAAACGTTTCCGGAGTACAAAGTGGAAATCACTGCATTTGACTCAGGCTCGCCCCCTTTAAGTAGCAAAGCAATAATTCCAGTTAAAATTCTTGATGTAAACGATAATGCCCCGAAGTTCTCTGATAACGTGTACTACGTATACGTAACCGAGAATAACACTCCGGGTTCTATTATTTGTTCGGTATCTGCCCAAGACGTTGATGACGGCCTAAATGGTAAAATGTCGTACTCTATTGAGAACCCTAAAATTTGGGATACACCTGTATCGTCATATATGTACATAAACTCGGATAATGGCAGCATATTTAGCATGCATTCGTTTGACTTTGAGAAAATAAAGGTGTTTGAGGTAATCGTTCAGGCTAAAGACCATGGCTCTCCATCTCTGAGCAGCAACGCCACTGTTCATGTGTTTATTCTGGACCAAAACGACAATGTTCCGGCTGTTATTTACCCCTCCGCTCTCATGGGCTCTATTTCTCATCAGAGGATGCCCCGTTCTGCTAAGGCAGGACATCTTGTTACCAAGGTAACAGCAGTGGACGCAGACGCAGGGCACAACGCCTGGATTTCCTACAGGCTTTCGGAGGCCACAGACGCGTCTCTGTTCAGTGTGAATTTACGTACTGGAGAGGTGAGGACTAAACGCTCTGTTTCAGAGCAGGATGACTCTTCTCAGAGACTGATTATTGAAATCAAAGATAACGGAGAGCCGGTGCAGTCCACCACAGTCACAGTGGATATACTGATTGAGGACGGGTTTCATGAGCCCATCTCAGACTATAATAAGAAAATTGTAGAGCCCAGTAAGAAGAGTGGAAAAATGACCTTATATTTGATAATTTCTCTGGCCTCTGTGTCTTTGTTATCTTTAGTGACGTTTTTCATCTTACTGGTGAAATGTGCGCGAGACAGTAGGGGCAGCTCGAGCTGCTGTAACAAGCAAAATGATTCTGGATATAAGAATCCCAACAGAAACCTTCAGATCCAGCTCAACTCTGACGGGCCCATTAAGTATGTGGAGGTTCTGGGAGGAGATATGATGTCTCAGAGTCAGTCTTTTGGGTCCTATCTCTCTCCAATGTCAGAATTCAGTGATCTCACACTTGTTAATCCCAGCAGCACCACAAATTTTACAGACACGCTAAACGTGCTTGATGCGTCATTACCAGACAGCGCGTGGACATTCGAGAGCCAACAG CAAAAGCCACCTAACACTGACTGGCGATTTCCCCCAAACCAGAGGCCTGGACCCAGTGG CCAACACAGGTTCCACACCTTGCAGCAGAGATGGACTCCCTACGAGAAGTCCAG GGCTGGAGCCCGTCCTGAAGATGCAGGTGCTGGTGCTGGTGTGATAGCAGGAACAGGACCATGGCCCAACCCCCCTACTGAAGCTGAACAGATCCATGCTCTGATGGCAGCAGCGAATG CAAGTGAAGCCACTGCAACTCTCGGCCCTCGCTACAATCCACAGTATGGTCCTGACTACCGCCAGAATGTCTACATCCCAGGCAGTACTGCTACCCTCACTGCCAACCCTCAGCAACAGATACCCCAGCAGGCCCTGCCTCCTCCCCAGGCTTTGCCCCCCGCTGAAGCCCCCAAGTCAGCTCAAACACCCGCCAGCAAGAAGAAGCCCACTAAGAAAGACAAGAAGTAA
- the LOC127433010 gene encoding protocadherin gamma-C5-like isoform X17: MPLQIVIENPLQMHRVEIEIQDMNDNAPNFHTKDGTLKIPELITPGARFTLESAEDLDVGSNSLKSYSLSKNSFFRLNVKTLKDGRIVPELVVEKPLDREKQSIHKLILTALDGGNPVKSGTSLLNIIVQDINDNEPQFEAATYKASVLETATGGSSVIIIKATDLDEGLNGEILYLFGVHTPELVRNAFSVDADTGEITVIGNLDYETKKSYTFDVCAKDKGNPEREGHSSVQIDIVDENDNPPEIILTSLPSPVPENATVGTVVALINVKDLDSGNNGKVQLIVAPGVPFQLKSSFLNHYSLITDSFLDREVNSKYTVEIVATDSGIPPLKTVKTLNVKVFDVNDNPPVFSQSSYNFYIKENNQAGASLFFVSASDIDQDKNAKLTYSIMDLSSNHIPASSYFYINSENGTIYSMSSFDYEKMKLFSVVVQAKDHGSPSLSSNVTVHVFILDQNDNAPVVIYPFTSMGSISHQRMPRSSKSGHLVTKVTAVDADSGHNAWLFYRLAEATDASLFSVNLHTGEVRTKRSVSEQDDSSQRLIIEIKDNGDPVQSTTVTVEILIDDGFHEPISDFRKIIERPEGDKKTGKITLYLIISLAAVSLLCVMTFFILLVKCARGSRGSSSCCVRRTDSGYKNPNRNLQIQLNSDGPIKYVEVLGGDMMSQSQSFGSYLSPMSEFSDLTLVNPSSTTNFTDTLNVLDASLPDSAWTFESQQQKPPNTDWRFPPNQRPGPSGQHRFHTLQQRWTPYEKSRAGARPEDAGAGAGVIAGTGPWPNPPTEAEQIHALMAAANASEATATLGPRYNPQYGPDYRQNVYIPGSTATLTANPQQQIPQQALPPPQALPPAEAPKSAQTPASKKKPTKKDKK, translated from the exons ATGCCACTTCAGATCGTAATTGAGAATCCATTACAGATGCATAGAGTAGAAATAGAAATACAAGACATGAATGACAATGCACCAAACTTCCATACGAAAGATGGCACATTAAAAATACCTGAACTGATTACTCCAGGCGCACGATTTACCCTTGAAAGTGCCGAGGACCTCGATGTTGGCAGCAATAGCCTGAAGTCCTACTCATTGAGCAAAAACAGTTTTTTCCGGCTTAATGTAAAAACTCTAAAAGATGGAAGAATAGTACCAGAGCTTGTGGTTGAAAAACCTTTAGATAGAGAGAAACAGTCCATTCACAAGCTAATATTAACGGCACTGGATGGTGGTAATCCAGTGAAATCTGGTACATCTTTATTGAACATAATTGTTCAAGACATCAACGACAATGAACCACAATTTGAAGCTGCTACATACAAAGCATCTGTTCTAGAAACAGCCACTGGTGGCTCAAGTGTGATTATAATAAAAGCCACTGACTTAGATGAAGGTCTCAATGGTGAAATACTGTATTTGTTCGGTGTGCACACGCCTGAACTTGTAAGAAATGCTTTTAGTGTGGACGCAGATACCGGCGAAATTACAGTCATTGGAAATTTAGATTACGAGACTAAAAAATCATATACGTTTGATGTTTGTGCGAAAGACAAAGGAAATCCAGAGCGAGAGGGGCACTCGTCGGTTCAGATAGATATCGTAGATGAGAATGACAACCCTCCAGAAATTATACTGACATCTTTACCAAGTCCTGTGCCTGAAAATGCGACTGTTGGAACTGTAGTAGCGTTGATTAACGTCAAAGATTTGGACTCCGGTAACAATGGAAAAGTTCAGCTAATTGTCGCCCCGGGTGTTCCTTTTCAATTGAAATCTTCATTTCTTAACCATTATTCGTTGATAACGGACTCGTTTCTAGATCGCGAGGTTAATTCTAAATACACTGTAGAAATAGTGGCCACAGACTCTGGAATACCCCCTTTAAAAACGGTCAAGACATTAAATGTAAAAGTATTTGATGTGAATGACAACCCTCCAGTATTTTCACAGTCCTCATATAACTTTTACATAAAAGAAAATAACCAGGCAGGTGCTTCATTATTTTTTGTATCTGCGTCTGATATTGATCAAGATAAGAACGCTAAACTCACATACTCAATTATGGATTTAAGTTCAAATCACATTCCAGCATcatcatatttttatataaattctgagAATGGAACCATTTACAGCATGAGCTCATTTGATTATGAGAAAATGAAACTGTTCAGTGTTGTAGTTCAGGCTAAAGACCATGGCTCTCCATCTCTGAGTAGCAACGTCACTGTTCATGTGTTTATTCTGGACCAGAACGATAATGCCCCGGTTGTTATTTACCCCTTCACATCCATGGGGTCTATTTCTCATCAGAGGATGCCCCGATCTTCTAAATCAGGACATCTTGTTACCAAGGTAACAGCAGTGGACGCTGATTCGGGTCATAATGCCTGGCTATTCTACAGGCTCGCGGAGGCCACGGACGCGTCTCTGTTCAGTGTGAATTTACATACTGGAGAGGTGAGGACTAAACGCTCTGTTTCAGAGCAGGATGACTCTTCTCAGAGACTGATTATTGAAATAAAAGATAATGGAGATCCAGTTCAGTCCACCACAGTCACAGTGGAAATACTAATAGACGACGGGTTTCATGAGCCCATCTCAGACTTTCGTAAGATAATCGAAAGACCCGAAGGCGACAAGAAAACCGGCAAAATCACATTATATTTGATAATCTCTTTGGCTGCTGTGTCCTTGTTGTGTGTAATGACGTTTTTCATCTTACTGGTGAAATGTGCGAGAGGAAGTAGAGGCAGTTCGAGTTGCTGTGTCAGGCGAACCGATTCTGGATATAAGAATCCCAACAGAAACCTTCAGATCCAGCTCAACTCTGACGGGCCCATTAAGTATGTGGAGGTTCTGGGAGGAGATATGATGTCTCAGAGTCAGTCTTTTGGGTCCTATCTCTCTCCAATGTCAGAATTCAGTGATCTCACACTTGTTAATCCCAGCAGCACCACAAACTTTACAGACACGCTAAACGTGCTTGATGCGTCATTACCAGACAGCGCGTGGACATTCGAGAGCCAACAG CAAAAGCCACCTAACACTGACTGGCGATTTCCCCCAAACCAGAGGCCTGGACCCAGTGG CCAACACAGGTTCCACACCTTGCAGCAGAGATGGACTCCCTACGAGAAGTCCAG GGCTGGAGCCCGTCCTGAAGATGCAGGTGCTGGTGCTGGTGTGATAGCAGGAACAGGACCATGGCCCAACCCCCCTACTGAAGCTGAACAGATCCATGCTCTGATGGCAGCAGCGAATG CAAGTGAAGCCACTGCAACTCTCGGCCCTCGCTACAATCCACAGTATGGTCCTGACTACCGCCAGAATGTCTACATCCCAGGCAGTACTGCTACCCTCACTGCCAACCCTCAGCAACAGATACCCCAGCAGGCCCTGCCTCCTCCCCAGGCTTTGCCCCCCGCTGAAGCCCCCAAGTCAGCTCAAACACCCGCCAGCAAGAAGAAGCCCACTAAGAAAGACAAGAAGTAA
- the LOC127433010 gene encoding protocadherin gamma-C5-like isoform X18, with protein sequence MPLQIVIENPLQMHRVEIEIQDMNDNAPNFHTKDGTLKIPELITPGARFTLESAEDLDVGSNSLKSYSLSKNSFFRLNVKTLKDGRIVPELVVEKPLDREKQSIHKLILTALDGGNPVKSGTSLLNIIVQDINDNEPQFEAATYKASVLETATGGSSVIIIKATDLDEGLNGEILYLFGVHTPELVRNAFSVDADTGEITVIGNLDYETKKSYTFDVCAKDKGNPEREGHSSVQIDIVDENDNPPEIILTSLPSPVPENATVGTVVALINVKDLDSGNNGKVQLIVAPGVPFQLKSSFLNHYSLITDSFLDREVNSKYTVEIVATDSGIPPLKTVKTLNVKVFDVNDNPPVFSQSSYNFYIKENNQAGASLFFVSASDIDQDKNAKLTYSIMDLSSNHIPASSYFYINSENGTIYSMSSFDYEKMKLFSVVVQAKDHGSPSLSSNVTVHVFILDQNDNAPVVIYPFTSMGSISHQRMPRSSKSGHLVTKVTAVDADSGHNAWLFYRLAEATDASLFSVNLHTGEVRTKRSVSEQDDSSQRLIIEIKDNGDPVQSTTVTVEILIDDGFHEPISDFRKIIERPEGDKKTGKITLYLIISLAAVSLLCVMTFFILLVKCARGSRGSSSCCVRRTDSGYKNPNRNLQIQLNSDGPIKYVEVLGGDMMSQSQSFGSYLSPMSEFSDLTLVNPSSTTNFTDTLNVLDASLPDSAWTFESQQQKPPNTDWRFPPNQRPGPSGAGARPEDAGAGAGVIAGTGPWPNPPTEAEQIHALMAAANASEATATLGPRYNPQYGPDYRQNVYIPGSTATLTANPQQQIPQQALPPPQALPPAEAPKSAQTPASKKKPTKKDKK encoded by the exons ATGCCACTTCAGATCGTAATTGAGAATCCATTACAGATGCATAGAGTAGAAATAGAAATACAAGACATGAATGACAATGCACCAAACTTCCATACGAAAGATGGCACATTAAAAATACCTGAACTGATTACTCCAGGCGCACGATTTACCCTTGAAAGTGCCGAGGACCTCGATGTTGGCAGCAATAGCCTGAAGTCCTACTCATTGAGCAAAAACAGTTTTTTCCGGCTTAATGTAAAAACTCTAAAAGATGGAAGAATAGTACCAGAGCTTGTGGTTGAAAAACCTTTAGATAGAGAGAAACAGTCCATTCACAAGCTAATATTAACGGCACTGGATGGTGGTAATCCAGTGAAATCTGGTACATCTTTATTGAACATAATTGTTCAAGACATCAACGACAATGAACCACAATTTGAAGCTGCTACATACAAAGCATCTGTTCTAGAAACAGCCACTGGTGGCTCAAGTGTGATTATAATAAAAGCCACTGACTTAGATGAAGGTCTCAATGGTGAAATACTGTATTTGTTCGGTGTGCACACGCCTGAACTTGTAAGAAATGCTTTTAGTGTGGACGCAGATACCGGCGAAATTACAGTCATTGGAAATTTAGATTACGAGACTAAAAAATCATATACGTTTGATGTTTGTGCGAAAGACAAAGGAAATCCAGAGCGAGAGGGGCACTCGTCGGTTCAGATAGATATCGTAGATGAGAATGACAACCCTCCAGAAATTATACTGACATCTTTACCAAGTCCTGTGCCTGAAAATGCGACTGTTGGAACTGTAGTAGCGTTGATTAACGTCAAAGATTTGGACTCCGGTAACAATGGAAAAGTTCAGCTAATTGTCGCCCCGGGTGTTCCTTTTCAATTGAAATCTTCATTTCTTAACCATTATTCGTTGATAACGGACTCGTTTCTAGATCGCGAGGTTAATTCTAAATACACTGTAGAAATAGTGGCCACAGACTCTGGAATACCCCCTTTAAAAACGGTCAAGACATTAAATGTAAAAGTATTTGATGTGAATGACAACCCTCCAGTATTTTCACAGTCCTCATATAACTTTTACATAAAAGAAAATAACCAGGCAGGTGCTTCATTATTTTTTGTATCTGCGTCTGATATTGATCAAGATAAGAACGCTAAACTCACATACTCAATTATGGATTTAAGTTCAAATCACATTCCAGCATcatcatatttttatataaattctgagAATGGAACCATTTACAGCATGAGCTCATTTGATTATGAGAAAATGAAACTGTTCAGTGTTGTAGTTCAGGCTAAAGACCATGGCTCTCCATCTCTGAGTAGCAACGTCACTGTTCATGTGTTTATTCTGGACCAGAACGATAATGCCCCGGTTGTTATTTACCCCTTCACATCCATGGGGTCTATTTCTCATCAGAGGATGCCCCGATCTTCTAAATCAGGACATCTTGTTACCAAGGTAACAGCAGTGGACGCTGATTCGGGTCATAATGCCTGGCTATTCTACAGGCTCGCGGAGGCCACGGACGCGTCTCTGTTCAGTGTGAATTTACATACTGGAGAGGTGAGGACTAAACGCTCTGTTTCAGAGCAGGATGACTCTTCTCAGAGACTGATTATTGAAATAAAAGATAATGGAGATCCAGTTCAGTCCACCACAGTCACAGTGGAAATACTAATAGACGACGGGTTTCATGAGCCCATCTCAGACTTTCGTAAGATAATCGAAAGACCCGAAGGCGACAAGAAAACCGGCAAAATCACATTATATTTGATAATCTCTTTGGCTGCTGTGTCCTTGTTGTGTGTAATGACGTTTTTCATCTTACTGGTGAAATGTGCGAGAGGAAGTAGAGGCAGTTCGAGTTGCTGTGTCAGGCGAACCGATTCTGGATATAAGAATCCCAACAGAAACCTTCAGATCCAGCTCAACTCTGACGGGCCCATTAAGTATGTGGAGGTTCTGGGAGGAGATATGATGTCTCAGAGTCAGTCTTTTGGGTCCTATCTCTCTCCAATGTCAGAATTCAGTGATCTCACACTTGTTAATCCCAGCAGCACCACAAACTTTACAGACACGCTAAACGTGCTTGATGCGTCATTACCAGACAGCGCGTGGACATTCGAGAGCCAACAG CAAAAGCCACCTAACACTGACTGGCGATTTCCCCCAAACCAGAGGCCTGGACCCAGTGG GGCTGGAGCCCGTCCTGAAGATGCAGGTGCTGGTGCTGGTGTGATAGCAGGAACAGGACCATGGCCCAACCCCCCTACTGAAGCTGAACAGATCCATGCTCTGATGGCAGCAGCGAATG CAAGTGAAGCCACTGCAACTCTCGGCCCTCGCTACAATCCACAGTATGGTCCTGACTACCGCCAGAATGTCTACATCCCAGGCAGTACTGCTACCCTCACTGCCAACCCTCAGCAACAGATACCCCAGCAGGCCCTGCCTCCTCCCCAGGCTTTGCCCCCCGCTGAAGCCCCCAAGTCAGCTCAAACACCCGCCAGCAAGAAGAAGCCCACTAAGAAAGACAAGAAGTAA
- the LOC127433010 gene encoding protocadherin gamma-C5-like isoform X10: protein METMRDMQRKWRITLLFQCLAWNIINAQIRYTIPEELNKGSVVGNIARDLDLEIFEVSERNLQIATESGKQYFSVDLGKGDLVIIDRIDREVLCAQSAICLLPLEAIVENPLQLYRVEIEVQDINDNSPVFQNHKHVINVAESTLPGARFRLESAQDADAGSNSLHSYTLSKNEYFVLDIRTSKDGTQVPELLLERPLDREKQSTLNLLLTALDGGKPAKSGIAEISVVILDNNDNSPVFENTLYDTQLAENTLPGAVVLTVKAVDLDEGFNNEINYSFGPHTTDKVNKLFSIDPVTGEVRVKSEIDYETDKSFDFDIVARDKGSPPMEGLCSVHVDILDMNDNTPEIILKSSPSPVREDAPGGTVVALIRAKDLDTGDNGKVVLSLSPGVPFSLNPSISNHYTLITNKTLDREMQPFYTIDVIASDLGTPRLTSKKEIIVNILDVNDNPPVFSQALYTVYIKENNSPGSVLNTVVASDLDLDENAKIAYSVVESKIQDTPASSFVYINPDNGSIFSTHSFDYETMKVFKIQVQAKDHGSPSLSSNATVHVFILDHNDNAPVVIYPSALMGSVSHQRISRSAKAGHLVTKVTAVDADSGHNAWISYRLSEATDASLFSVNLHTGEVRTKRSVSEQDDSSQRLIIEIKDNGDPVQSTTVTVEILIEDGFHEPISDYSKIRPDVDKKTGKITLYLTISLASVSLLCLMTFFILLVKCARDSRGSSSCCIRRTNSGYKNPNRNLQIQLNSDGPIKYVEVLGGEIMSQSQSFGSYLSPMSEFSDLTLVNPSSTTNFTDTLNVLDASLPDSAWTFESQQQKPPNTDWRFPPNQRPGPSGAGARPEDAGAGAGVIAGTGPWPNPPTEAEQIHALMAAANASEATATLGPRYNPQYGPDYRQNVYIPGSTATLTANPQQQIPQQALPPPQALPPAEAPKSAQTPASKKKPTKKDKK, encoded by the exons ATGGAGACTATGAGGGATATGCAACGAAAATGGAGAATTACATTGCTGTTTCAATGCCTTGCTTGGAATATAATAAATGCACAGATTCGCTACACCATTCCAGAGGAACTAAATAAGGGCTCCGTGGTCGGAAACATAGCCAGAGATCTTGATTTGGAGATTTTTGAGGTTTCTGAACGAAACTTACAAATTGCAACCGAGTCTGGTAAGCAGTATTTTAGTGTGGATTTAGGAAAGGGTGATCTAGTCATCATTGACAGAATAGATAGAGAGGTTTTGTGTGCTCAAAGCGCGATTTGCCTTCTACCTCTTGAAGCAATCGTTGAAAATCCCTTGCAGCTATATCGTGTAGAAATTGAGGTGCAGGATATTAATGATAATTCCCCCGTTTTTCAGAACCATAAACACGTTATAAACGTAGCCGAGTCAACTTTACCCGGCGCGAGATTTCGCTTAGAGTCCGCACAAGACGCTGATGCTGGCTCCAATTCGTTGCACAGTTACACGCTGAGTAAAAACGAATATTTTGTATTAGATATAAGAACATCAAAAGATGGCACGCAAGTTCCAGAATTATTACTGGAAAGGCCTTTGGATAGAGAAAAACAGTCCACGCTTAATCTTTTGCTGACTGCCTTAGATGGCGGGAAACCTGCTAAATCAGGAATTGCAGAGATCAGTGTTGTTATTTTAGACAACAATGATAATTCGCCTGTTTTTGAAAATACTTTATATGACACGCAGCTAGCAGAGAACACGTTGCCAGGAGCGGTGGTTTTAACAGTAAAAGCAGTGGACCTAGATGAGggttttaataatgaaataaattattccttTGGACCTCACACAACAGATAAGGTGAACAAACTGTTTTCTATTGACCCAGTCACTGGTGAAGTCAGAGTTAAAAGTGAAATAGATTATGAGACCGACAAATCCTTTGATTTTGATATTGTCGCCAGAGACAAAGGCTCTCCGCCGATGGAGGGGCTCTGTAGTGTCCACGTAGACATTTTAGATATGAATGATAATACACCAGAGATTATTCTGAAATCATCACCCAGTCCTGTACGAGAGGACGCCCCAGGTGGAACGGTTGTGGCTCTGATACGCGCAAAAGACTTAGATACAGGCGACAATGGAAAAGTTGTTTTATCCCTGTCACCAGGAGTGCCATTTAGTTTGAATCCTTCGATTTCCAACCATTACACGTTAATTACTAACAAAACGCTTGATCGAGAAATGCAACCTTTTTATACTATTGACGTAATTGCATCCGATTTGGGAACACCACGACTTACATCGAAAAAGGAGATAATTGTCAATATTTTAGATGTAAATGACAACCCCCCAGTTTTCTCCCAGGCTTTATACACAGTTTATATTAAAGAGAACAACTCCCCTGGATCAGTATTAAACACAGTCGTTGCTTCTGATCTCGATCTCGACGAAAATGCAAAAATTGCTTATTCAGTTGTAGAGTCTAAGATTCAGGACACACCTGCATcttcttttgtttacattaaccCTGACAATGGCAGCATATTTAGTACGCATTCTTTTGACTATGAAACAATGAAGGTGTTCAAGATCCAAGTTCAGGCTAAAGACCATGGCTCTCCATCTCTGAGTAGCAACGCCACTGTTCATGTGTTTATCCTGGACCACAACGATAATGCCCCGGTTGTTATTTATCCCTCCGCACTGATGGGGTCTGTCTCTCATCAGAGGATATCTCGTTCTGCTAAAGCAGGACATCTTGTTACAAAGGTAACAGCAGTGGACGCTGATTCGGGTCATAACGCCTGGATTTCCTACAGGCTCTCGGAGGCCACGGACGCGTCTCTGTTCAGTGTGAATTTACATACTGGAGAGGTGAGGACTAAACGCTCTGTTTCAGAGCAGGATGACTCTTCTCAGAGACTGATTATTGAAATAAAAGATAATGGAGATCCAGTTCAGTCCACCACTGTCACAGTGGAAATACTAATAGAGGACGGATTTCATGAGCCCATCTCGGACTACAGTAAGATAAGACCGGATGTCGACAAGAAAACCGGCAAAATCACTTTATATCTGACAATCTCTTTGGCTTCTGTCTCCTTGTTGTGTCTGATGACATTTTTCATCTTACTGGTGAAATGTGCGCGAGACAGTAGGGGCAGCTCGAGCTGCTGTATCAGGAGGACCAATTCTGGATATAAGAATCCCAACAGAAACCTTCAGATCCAGCTCAACTCTGACGGGCCCATTAAGTATGTGGAGGTTCTGGGAGGAGAAATTATGTCTCAGAGTCAGTCTTTTGGGTCCTATCTCTCTCCAATGTCAGAATTCAGTGATCTCACACTTGTTAATCCCAGCAGCACCACAAACTTTACAGACACGCTAAACGTGCTTGATGCGTCATTACCAGACAGCGCGTGGACATTCGAGAGCCAACAG CAAAAGCCACCTAACACTGACTGGCGATTTCCCCCAAACCAGAGGCCTGGACCCAGTGG GGCTGGAGCCCGTCCTGAAGATGCAGGTGCTGGTGCTGGTGTGATAGCAGGAACAGGACCATGGCCCAACCCCCCTACTGAAGCTGAACAGATCCATGCTCTGATGGCAGCAGCGAATG CAAGTGAAGCCACTGCAACTCTCGGCCCTCGCTACAATCCACAGTATGGTCCTGACTACCGCCAGAATGTCTACATCCCAGGCAGTACTGCTACCCTCACTGCCAACCCTCAGCAACAGATACCCCAGCAGGCCCTGCCTCCTCCCCAGGCTTTGCCCCCCGCTGAAGCCCCCAAGTCAGCTCAAACACCCGCCAGCAAGAAGAAGCCCACTAAGAAAGACAAGAAGTAA